DNA from Dokdonella koreensis DS-123:
CTTCGACGCAGAGGCGGGCATAGGACAGCAGGTGCTCGCGATTGCGTTCGCGGATGAGGCGGCCGAACAGTTCCAGGTCGCCGCCGAGGTTGAACACGTCCGCATCCGAGCCGAGCACCAGATGGGCCAGCTTGCCGTCCTGGCCGGTGCCGACCGGCATCGCCTGCTCGACGCTGCTGCGAAGGTACAGGTGCAGTTCCTTGAGCAGTTGCACCGAGAAGCACGCCCGGTAACCGAGGTCGTGCTGGGGCTGGTGCTTGTGCATGAAGAACCACGAAGCATGGGTGCCTTCGTCTTCGTGAGTGCGGAGCAGCTGGTAGTCGTTGGTGTCGCGCATTTCTTTCGTATTCATGGCTATATACCCTCGGGGTAGAGCGCTTGTCGGATCGCGGATTCAAGCGTTGGCAGGCGTTTGCGCTGGTTTGCACAAGCGATCGACAGGCAGTTTAGCCCGCTGTCAAGTCATTGAATACTGACGGACCGCGCAAAATATACGCGCGCCATTGCACCCGATTCGGCCGTCAAAAGCGGTGAAAAGGACGGCTCCGGACGTTATTTCCGGGGCGGGCTTCAGTGCGTCGGGGTATGGGGAAGCACCGCCAGCACGGTGTCGATCGTGGCGACGCGGCGGCCGCCGGCATATACCAGGACGTGGGCGAAGTTGATATTGCGCTTGCGCTGGACCGAGGCTTCCAGCCGGATCGACGGATTTTCCGGAACGACGGGATGTTGGAAGTCCGCGTTCGCGCGCACCAGGCGGGGGCGCCCGCGCTGGCCTTGCGACCAGGCCCACAGGGCGGTGAGCTGGCCGGCCGCCTCGATGATCAGGGTGCCCGGAAAGATCGGGTCGCTGGGAAAGTGCTGGCGATAGACCCAGTGCGCTTCGCCGAGATCGACCTCGCCGTCGATGTGCGCGC
Protein-coding regions in this window:
- a CDS encoding 3-hydroxyacyl-ACP dehydratase FabZ family protein, whose amino-acid sequence is MPDPLPTSLIDIDATFLPIDQMRQISRITRVDGAHIDGEVDLGEAHWVYRQHFPSDPIFPGTLIIEAAGQLTALWAWSQGQRGRPRLVRANADFQHPVVPENPSIRLEASVQRKRNINFAHVLVYAGGRRVATIDTVLAVLPHTPTH